The segment GCCGGATGGGGACGATTCCTAGGGTATCTGTTTTTTTCTCAGCGAATTCTAATGTTACTCCCGCTGTTCTCTCAGATTGTAGCGTTATAGTTACTACATGAAGCAGCGAAGAATGAACTTAGGAGGCGTTAACATTGAAGACAAAGATATGGAGCAGTATCACGGCGGCAGCACTTATTCTCGGAGGCGCTTATGGTATAGGCGAGCTGAAGGGCAGTACGGCAGATGCAGCCGCAGCAGTGAAGCGTCAGAGCACAACGTTGATTAGTGTAAGCCAAGCCGAGCAGATTGCCTTGAAGGCAGCTCCGGGACAGGTGGAGAGCATCGATCTGGAGAAGAAGGCCAGCGGCACGTATTACGATATCGAAATTCAGCAGACCAAGCAGGAAATAGATGTCCGGGTAGATGCCTATTCGGGAAAAGTGATCAGCCTGCGCAAGGATGCAGACAATGATGACTCTCATAAGGCAGCTCCGGCCTCAGGCGGGAAGATGATTACCGCAGGCAAGGCGGCTGAGGCAGCCCAAGCTGCTGTGAAGGGGACGGTCACCGAGATTGATCTGGACCGGGAGCACGGGGGCGCTGTCTACGAGGTTGAAATCAGGAACGGGCAGGTCAAGACAGAAGTAGGTGTCGATGCGTATACTGCCAAGGTTGTGTACACCGATACGGATTCCGACGAGGATGATGATTGATAGGTAAAAGAGAGGCAGCCGGATTGAACGGCTGCCTTTTTGCTATGCCAAACGATTACGTCTACTGCTTCGCTCCGGTATACACATGCACTGCATCCCGCAGGAACGCGGCCATGCCCGGGCGGTGCTGGTCGTAATAAGCGGTGAAGCGCTCATCCTGGACATACATCTGGGCAACACCGGCATGGGCTTCCTTAGTGTACGTATCCCAGTAGAAGCTTAGCCACTGGCGGTGCAGGTCAGCGGCCTTTTGCGCCAGCTCGCTTGCCGAATCGCCTTCCTCCATCGCCTGCTCCAGTGACGCGAACATATCTGCCTCCAGCTGCTGAAGGGCAGCGTACTGCTCCTCCGTCATATGGCTCAGCTTGCGGTTCGACTGCTCCACAGCTTCCGCGCCGTATTGCTCCCGGATCTCCTGGCCGTACTTCTGCTCGTTATCGTCAATCAGCTTCTGCTTGAAGCCTGTGAATTTCTCCTGATTGCTCATTATACTTCTCCCTTCTGTGTGTGCAATGGTCTGCTCGACGTTCGCGATGAGCCGGTCCAGCTGCTGTCTCCGCTGAAGCAGCTGGTCATGGTGCTCCCGCAGGGCGCGGGCGCTGTCGAAGGAGGGCGAATGGACAATATCCCTGATCGCCTCCAGGCTGAGGCCCAGTTCCCGGTAGAACAGAATCTGCTGTAACAGGTCTACCTCGGCCTGGCCGTAGATCCGGTATCCCGATGAATTGATTCTGGCCGGCTTCAGAATGCCGAATTCATCGTAATACCGCAGGGTCCGTGCACTGATCCCCGCGAGTGTCCCCAGCTTATGCACCGTATATTCCATGGTCCTGTCTGCCTCCAATCTGTCTCCTGCGTCTCTGGCAGAGGATGGTCTTCAAGGTCTCCCCGCCGGGTAAGCGGCCGCTTACAGATCTAACTGTACACTTTGACGTAACGGCAAGGTCAACTCTTTATTTGGTAGAATAACCGGACAGAGGGGCGGGTAACCGTGGGTGCTGGAAAAGCAAACAGCGGCAACCGCCCGGGCTATGCCTCGGGAGATTGCCGCTGCTGTGCGCGGGTAGGGGTCTATTTCTTGCCAAGCTGGGCGGTGAAATACGCCTTAAGCTCTGCCAGCTTCCGGGGGTCCGCCAGGGCATCCTCCGCAGGGAAATAATGCTCGGCGACCAGTTCCCAGGTAGGGACGATTTTCTGGGCGGTCATCGCTTTGATAGCGATCTTAACCGTCTTGCGCTCCCTGGCGTTCGAGAAGGTATCGACATAATGCTGCGACCGCGCAAAGTCCAGCTCGCTGAAGACTGCACGGAAGATCTCCGCCGTCATCTTGGCATCGTCCAGCGCGCGGTGAGCGGAGCCGGAAGGCTCCAGGCCGAAGAGGGCCATCGCCCCTTCGACGCTGATGTCGTTACTGAGGCCGCGGGCGCGCAGGACGCCCTTGAGCAGATCGAAGTAGGTGGCCTCCATCCAGTAGGCATCATCCATCTTGTGCATCCGCACATCCTGGATAATCCGCTTCATATCCTCGCCGCCCCAGGTTAAGAGCAGCACTCCGTCAGCACTCTGGTCAAGCCACGCTCTAAAGGCGGTAATGACCTTCGGGAACCGGCTGGCGACGTCGATATCCTCCTGGGGGATGCCGGTTTTTTTCTTGATGAATGAATTCAGGGTGGAGAAGTATATGGGTCTGATTAAGGCTGAGAATTCATCCTTAACCTGCAATGAAGCGTCTAACCGGACCGCTCCGATCTCAATGACCTCCATGGGATGCTCGCTGGCAAATTTGCGGCCGTTGAATTCGATGTCCAGAATAATATAATCCACAGGTAATGCCTCCGTTTCAGTGACTGGCGCCAAGATTGCCCGGAAATGCGCCGACCCTTCTATTTTAGCAAAAAAAGCGCTGTACAGATACCGGATGCCCTGTATCAGCACAAATTTGAATTTTCGGCCGGGGGAACGTGTTGATATCTGCAAAATTGGGTAATGAACAAGATAATCTGTCGAATAGAGCTATTGAGGCAAGGAGGGAAGGCCATGAAGCTGTATGTAACCGTCAAAAGCCTGGGGAAACGCAAGGCGGTGCTGGAGCGGAAGGAGCTGCTGCTTGCGTCCCATCCGCAGACGCTTCGCGCGCTAATCTCGGAGATTGTAGCCGGGCAGGTGCAGGCGATGCGGGAGCGCCAGGAGCAGGGGGAGCTGATCCCCTACCTGACCGCAAGTGAAATTGCGGAGCAGGGCGATAACGGCAAGGTCGGGTTCGGCACAGTGTACAGTGAGACGAAGCCTGAGGTAGAGCAGGCTACGGCAGCGGCACTGCTTGCTTTTGAAGACGGATTGTATAAGGTGTTCGTGCAGGAAGAGGAATGCTCCGCGCTGGATGAGCCGCTGAGGCTCGAAGAGGGCGATGAGCTGACGCTGATCCGGTTCACGATGCTGGCAGGAAGATTATGGTGAGGGAGATGACAGGATGAAGTTCGGAAATGCAGAGTGGGAGACTCAGTGGTACGAAGAGATCGAGAGTAAAGCGAAGGGGCTCAAAGGGGAAGGCGCAGAGCTTGCACCTCTGCTGGCCGAGTTCAGCAAGACCCGCTACCTCCATGAAGGGGAGGATTCGCTGGACCGCTTCATGGCTATACTGGAAGCGCGTGCAGACGCTGCCCGGAGTGATTTTGCCGGTTACTGGGAGCCTCTGTTCCAAGTCATGCAGCAGCTGTACAGCACACATACTGTTGAGCTTGCCCGTTACATAGTTAATCATGCAGTGGAGTACCCTTATGCCATAGGGTATCTGCGCCGGCCGTTCCGTACCCGGGAGGTTCAGCCGCACCGGCTGCAGATTCTCCGTAAAATCAATGCTCTGATCTATATGGAGATGGTTGAATTCTCGCTGCCGGAATATTTCAAGGGCAATCTGGATAAAGACTACAGTACCTCCTACCGTGTGGATGTGGCTGTTCCGGATGTAGTCGCCTATGAGCTGGACCGCGGCGGCAGCGGCATGGAGGATCTGCTCAAGGAAGCCGTATATGGAGATAACCAGGCGGCGCAGCTTAGTCACAGTATGCTGAAGGGCGTGTTCCTCAGCCACAATCAGTCGGCTATGCATATGGTAGGCGAGCTGCTGGTTGCTGCCCGTCTGCAGGAGGGGCTGCGGCAGTCGATTGTCGAACGGATGGATGAGGGGACGATTGAGAATAACCTCTATATGCTGAAGGTGATTCTCGACAATGATCTCGTGCGCTACAGCTCGGTGGTTCGTGCCCTGGGCGTATGGACAGGCATGGGCCTGGAAGCGCAGAACCAGCGGGTGGCGAAGCAACTGGTAGAAGGTGCCTATCAGGTGCTGACGGATGAAGCGCTGCGCGAGGAATGGCTGACCAGTGAGAATGCCAACCATGTCTACCTGGGCTTGTGGGGGACGGCAGTCTATGAGGAGAATGACCTGATCGGCAAGGTTGACGTTCTCATGGAGCAGGGACAGTTGTACCAGAAGATTGTAGCCCAGTATGTGCTCTCGAACAGCCAGAACCAGGAGGTCCGCCTGCGCAGCGCCCGGCAGCATCTGAACGGGCAGGAGCCGGAGCTGCTGTACTGGATTCTGATGAACTACAACTACGATTATGACCGGATGTGGAGAGGGCCGAAGGATAACGGTCCACGAATCGAGGTCAGAACCAGCCCCCAGCTTGCGGATAAAAGCGAGCGGCAGCGCGACTTCAGCCTGCTGAAGGACATCTTCCTGAATCCGGACAGCCGGGAGCAGAGCGGTCCGTCCAAGGTGCTGGACTTCGTGCAGATTAACTATACCCGTGATCTGCCGGTACAGAAGATGCTCTATCTGATCTCTTATGACATGGACCCGGCCTGGGTGAACGAACTGCTTGCCCATAAGGACAAGCTGAGCCCGGATATGCGCGGGGAGCTGCTGAACTACTTCGTGCAGGATGCAGAGGATGCTGTGCAGCGCGAATTCATCTTCGCCAGCCTCTCCGACAAAAGCATGAAGAACCGCGAGCTTGCGCTGAAGCTGGCGCAGGAGCTGACGCTGGCGGAGGATGAGCTGCTGATGGCGGAAGGGCTGTTGAAGCTCAAGACCGGCACGCTGCGCCAGAGCGTCACCCTCATGCTGCTGAATCAGCCGGAGGAAACGCTGGAGGCTTCCATCCGCAGGCTCGTGCAAGGCAAGAATGCCTTGCAGCGGCAGGCGGGGCTTGAGATTATGACGGTGCTGTTCGAGGATGAAGAGCGGCAGGCGCTGTTCGAAGCCGTGCGGCCGCTGGCGGAGGAGCTGGTGAAGCCTTCTGACCAGGAGCGTGAGCTGATCGGAAGGCTGAGCCGGAAGAACGAGTATACCAAGGCGAACGGCTTCGGCTTGTTCGATCCGAAGCAGACGGAGGAATGGCTGGCTCAGCGGCCGGCAGCGGACGGATTCGAGTGGGATCAGGTGTTCAAGCTCTCGCTGGAGCAGATCAAGAAGTTTCTTAAGGATCTGGACAACACCGTTCACAAGCACCGCGATGTGGAGTATGAGGTGGAATACTACAGCGGATATAAGGATACGCTGCTGATCGGGACCAATCTCAGACCGCTGCAGGGGTACTTATTGAACCATGAGGAGAGTGGCAAATCCGCTCTCGGGCAGTACCCGTTGCATGAGGTATGGGCTGAATATTGGGACAAGAGCGGCTGGAGCGCCCGGGATCTGATGGAGCTGAACTTCTATATGAGCCTGGAAGAGCTGGATGAGACCCTGGATAACTATGACGGTTATGATACGATGGGCATCGATGACGATGAACTCAGCAAGCAGAAGCTGCTGTCCGGCTGGCGTAAGGCGTTCGCGGCTAAGATCTACCCGCTGGAGCAGCTCGAGGCTGTGATGAAGCTGGTGGACAAGCTGAAGTACAGATGGCAGGTGGAATCGCTGCTGGATGCGTTCCGTGCCGACCACAAGAGCCCGGAGAGCTTCCGGTTGGTAAATGGTGCGGTGAATGCCCTGGTGGCTGCCTTCCCCGAAGAGAAGCTGGCGGCGGACTGGCCCTTCCTCTCGGTTCTGGCTGATCCTTGGATCGATATGGTCCAGAAGCTGTGGAAGGGACCGGAGGAGTTCAAGGAGATGTTCCGTACCTGCTACAGGTTCGAGAGGATCAGCGGCGGCGAAGAGCGGGACAGCATCATCGGGCTGAAGCACTATGTCGAGGCCTTCACTGGTGGCATCATCCGCGAGGAGACGCTGCTTAAGGAGCTGCTGCTGAGTACGGATGCACGCAACCATATGAGTTGGATCAGTTCACGCAGATACGATTGGATTGAGAACAGTCCAGAGATGGTTGCACTGCGTACACGGATCATCGACCGTCTGCTGGCGGTTGAGCTGGGGCGCGGCGACCTGCCGACCGAAGTGACCGGCATGACGATGGGGCTGCAGCGGATAGAGGGCCTGGAGTATTGTATTCGTATCCTGTCAGGGCTGAACAAGGATACCTTCGTGCGCGGGTACGTGTATGGCTATGGCAACAATATTACGAAGAAGGAATCCTTCAGCCATCTGCTGAAGGTATGTTATCCGCGCGAGGGCGATAATGCGGAGCTGCTGAAGACCTTGCTGCAGGAGTACAAGCTGTCCGATCAAAAGCTGCTGGAAGCCGCCATGTACGCCCCGCAGTGGATCGAGATCATTGCCGGATACCTGGGCTGGGAAGGGCTGCGCAGCGGGGCCTGGTACTTCCATGCCCACATCAACGAGAGCTTCTCGGCCGAGAAGGAGACAGTGGTGGCGCATTACTCGCCGATCACCCCGCAGGAGTTCAATGACGGCGCCTTCGATGTGAATTGGTTCCAATCAGCTTATGAGGCGCTTGGCCAGGAACGGTTCGAGCTGCTCTATGATTGTGCCAAATATATCTCCGCCGGTGCGAACCACCGCCGCTCCCAGCTGTTCGCCGATGCTACGCTCGGCAAGCTGAGCCTGAAGGAGATGAAGGAATCGGTGGAGCAGAAGCGGAATAAAGAGCATCTGCTCAGCTACAGCCTGATTCCGCTGGAGGCAGACCGAGAGAAG is part of the Paenibacillus sp. FSL M7-0420 genome and harbors:
- a CDS encoding PepSY domain-containing protein, with protein sequence MKTKIWSSITAAALILGGAYGIGELKGSTADAAAAVKRQSTTLISVSQAEQIALKAAPGQVESIDLEKKASGTYYDIEIQQTKQEIDVRVDAYSGKVISLRKDADNDDSHKAAPASGGKMITAGKAAEAAQAAVKGTVTEIDLDREHGGAVYEVEIRNGQVKTEVGVDAYTAKVVYTDTDSDEDDD
- a CDS encoding MerR family transcriptional regulator; translation: MEYTVHKLGTLAGISARTLRYYDEFGILKPARINSSGYRIYGQAEVDLLQQILFYRELGLSLEAIRDIVHSPSFDSARALREHHDQLLQRRQQLDRLIANVEQTIAHTEGRSIMSNQEKFTGFKQKLIDDNEQKYGQEIREQYGAEAVEQSNRKLSHMTEEQYAALQQLEADMFASLEQAMEEGDSASELAQKAADLHRQWLSFYWDTYTKEAHAGVAQMYVQDERFTAYYDQHRPGMAAFLRDAVHVYTGAKQ
- a CDS encoding DUF4132 domain-containing protein → MKFGNAEWETQWYEEIESKAKGLKGEGAELAPLLAEFSKTRYLHEGEDSLDRFMAILEARADAARSDFAGYWEPLFQVMQQLYSTHTVELARYIVNHAVEYPYAIGYLRRPFRTREVQPHRLQILRKINALIYMEMVEFSLPEYFKGNLDKDYSTSYRVDVAVPDVVAYELDRGGSGMEDLLKEAVYGDNQAAQLSHSMLKGVFLSHNQSAMHMVGELLVAARLQEGLRQSIVERMDEGTIENNLYMLKVILDNDLVRYSSVVRALGVWTGMGLEAQNQRVAKQLVEGAYQVLTDEALREEWLTSENANHVYLGLWGTAVYEENDLIGKVDVLMEQGQLYQKIVAQYVLSNSQNQEVRLRSARQHLNGQEPELLYWILMNYNYDYDRMWRGPKDNGPRIEVRTSPQLADKSERQRDFSLLKDIFLNPDSREQSGPSKVLDFVQINYTRDLPVQKMLYLISYDMDPAWVNELLAHKDKLSPDMRGELLNYFVQDAEDAVQREFIFASLSDKSMKNRELALKLAQELTLAEDELLMAEGLLKLKTGTLRQSVTLMLLNQPEETLEASIRRLVQGKNALQRQAGLEIMTVLFEDEERQALFEAVRPLAEELVKPSDQERELIGRLSRKNEYTKANGFGLFDPKQTEEWLAQRPAADGFEWDQVFKLSLEQIKKFLKDLDNTVHKHRDVEYEVEYYSGYKDTLLIGTNLRPLQGYLLNHEESGKSALGQYPLHEVWAEYWDKSGWSARDLMELNFYMSLEELDETLDNYDGYDTMGIDDDELSKQKLLSGWRKAFAAKIYPLEQLEAVMKLVDKLKYRWQVESLLDAFRADHKSPESFRLVNGAVNALVAAFPEEKLAADWPFLSVLADPWIDMVQKLWKGPEEFKEMFRTCYRFERISGGEERDSIIGLKHYVEAFTGGIIREETLLKELLLSTDARNHMSWISSRRYDWIENSPEMVALRTRIIDRLLAVELGRGDLPTEVTGMTMGLQRIEGLEYCIRILSGLNKDTFVRGYVYGYGNNITKKESFSHLLKVCYPREGDNAELLKTLLQEYKLSDQKLLEAAMYAPQWIEIIAGYLGWEGLRSGAWYFHAHINESFSAEKETVVAHYSPITPQEFNDGAFDVNWFQSAYEALGQERFELLYDCAKYISAGANHRRSQLFADATLGKLSLKEMKESVEQKRNKEHLLSYSLIPLEADREKDIRGRYEFIQRFLAESKQFGAQRRASEGAVAQIALGNLARNAGYADVTRLIWDMEARKLDDYAAYFEPYALDDETYVSLSIDEEGQSDVVVTSKGKALKSVPARFKKHERIEALKEAKSDLTGQFRRARAELERSMASGGTFTPEEIAGLSRNPVLAPLISKLVLKSGDALGYYDADQGALVSPAGERQAVDTGAVLQIAHPLDFYRSGQWSLYQKDLFDRQERQPFKQVFRELYLPNEDELAQGVLSRRYAGHQVQPSKTVALLKGRQWTVSYEEGLQKVFYAENLIVRLYAMADWFSPADTEAPTLETVQFFDRKTYKGVPLDQVPPVLFSEVMRDVDLVVSVAHVGGVDPEASLTTVEMRRVIVNESLRLLKIENVRLDGNYARIDGTLGEYAVHLGSGQAYKQAAGALSIIPVHSQHRGRLFLPFLDEDPRTAEVLSKVVLLADDTKIKDPQILSQLSS
- a CDS encoding 3'-5' exonuclease, whose product is MDYIILDIEFNGRKFASEHPMEVIEIGAVRLDASLQVKDEFSALIRPIYFSTLNSFIKKKTGIPQEDIDVASRFPKVITAFRAWLDQSADGVLLLTWGGEDMKRIIQDVRMHKMDDAYWMEATYFDLLKGVLRARGLSNDISVEGAMALFGLEPSGSAHRALDDAKMTAEIFRAVFSELDFARSQHYVDTFSNARERKTVKIAIKAMTAQKIVPTWELVAEHYFPAEDALADPRKLAELKAYFTAQLGKK